A region from the Vicia villosa cultivar HV-30 ecotype Madison, WI linkage group LG3, Vvil1.0, whole genome shotgun sequence genome encodes:
- the LOC131661244 gene encoding transcription termination factor MTERF8, chloroplastic-like, whose protein sequence is MALAALPLFSNPPCHCSSSITTFLPSHSRHLTTQPFISPLTKSQPPNSNYFLSQSRLSTHCRCTSHTPNLDFQYVRLVTLFQEIGISFEETNLLLSNASELTSIQLDLLRDRILSLKSLGLGRMSINHIVTEQLNVLTSNEIDPLLSFLRNELQGQVEEAKVKLLLLANEPKELSDFPHKVQLLIDSGIGVDKIAHVLNKVSLSKAICHRSMEEIERVISFLKPFGGVDLIVKNPAILNYDLDNQLKPRIRVLTELSGGDDDSVGKVLNRFPIILNYTVEHVEEHIEFLKSFAELDDQQIFTIVLVFPAIFTNSRETKLRPRIQFLKDCGLDSGDIFKFLFRAPVFLSISFRKNLASKLLFLVKIGYEYRTKELAMAIAASTRTSCGNMQKVVSLFLNSGLSSEEIFAMSKKHPPILWYNHASLEKKIKYLTEEMDRDIKELLDFPAFLGYKLDDRIKHRYEIKKDLWEGQISLNQLLTVSSKNFK, encoded by the exons ATGGCGCTAGCAGCACTCCCTCTATTCTCTAATCCTCCATGCCATTGCTCTTCTTCTATAACAACCTTTCTTCCTTCACATTCTCGTCATCTTACAACCCAACCCTTCATCTCCCCACTCACCAAATCACAACCACCAAACAGCAACTATTTCCTTTCCCAATCTCGACTCTCCACCCACTGCCGCTGCACTTCCCACACGCCCAATCTCGATTTCCAATACG TCAGACTTGTCACTTTGTTTCAAGAAATCGGTATCAGCTTTGAGGAAACCAATTTGCTCTTAAGCAATGCTTCCGAACTGACCTCGATACAACTAGATTTATTGCGGGATCGCATTCTTTCTTTAAAATCTCTTGGATTAGGTCGTATGTCCATCAATCACATAGTTACAGAGCAATTGAATGTGCTAACTTCAAATGAAATTGACCCATTGCTAAGCTTTTTGAGAAATGAATTGCAAGGACAGGTTGAGGAAGCTAAGGTGAAACTTCTTTTATTGGCTAATGAGCCAAAAGAATTATCTGATTTTCCTCACAAGGTTCAATTGCTTATTGACAGTGGAATTGGGGTTGATAAGATTGCACATGTGCTTAACAAAGTGAGTTTGTCAAAGGCAATTTGTCATAGGtcaatggaagaaattgaaagagTAATTAGTTTCTTAAAACCATTCGGTGGTGTTGATTTGATTGTGAAGAACCCTGCAATTCTCAACTATGATTTGGATAATCAGCTGAAACCGAGAATTAGGGTTCTTACTGAGTTAAGTGGCGGAGATGACGATAGTGTTGGGAAAGTGCTGAATAGGTTTCCTATTATCTTGAATTATACTGTGGAACATGTTGAGGAACATATAGAGTTCTTGAAGTCTTTTGCAGAACTTGATGATCAACAAATATTTACGATAGTGTTGGTGTTTCCAGCTATCTTCACTAATAGTAGAGAGACGAAACTGCGTCCTAGAATACAATTTCTCAAGGATTGTGGATTAGACTCGGGTGATATCTTTAAATTTTTGTTCCGAGCACCGGTGTTTTTGAGCATTTCGTTCCGCAAGAATCTTGCTTCTAAGCTTTTGTTTTTGGTCAAGATTGGGTATGAATATAGGACAAAAGAGTTGGCAATGGCGATTGCGGCTTCTACTAGAACAAGCTGTGGGAATATGCAGAAGGTGGTGAGTTTATTCTTGAATTCTGGGTTGTCGTCCGAAGAAATTTTTGCTATGAGTAAGAAGCATCCACCGATACTGTGGTATAATCACGCCTCTCTAGAGAAGAAGATAAAGTATTTGACAGAGGAGATGGATCGTGACATTAAGGAGTTGCTGGATTTTCCTGCATTTCTTGGATACAAGTTAGATGATAGAATTAAGCATAGGTATGAAATAAAGAAGGATTTATGGGAGGGACAAATATCTCTCAATCAACTTTTAACTGTTTCAAGTAAGAACTTCAAGTGA